The following proteins are encoded in a genomic region of Desulfosporosinus youngiae DSM 17734:
- a CDS encoding endonuclease MutS2 — protein sequence MEIDNKVLNKLDFPKVLSRLAEYCILPRAKELAIGLKPYVELEWVRTELQKTEEAKNLLRGNPLFSVRGSKEIRSYIERCLRGGVIQGEELLEIRDTLRVGRKTKQLLLESREEFPGLWDIVFPIEPQKVLEDEITRCISEDGKVADNASPELADLRRSINRLQNRIRESLEGTLRNSGYQKMLQDPIITQRSDRYVIPIKQEYRTSFPGIVHDQSASGATLFIEPMPVVHLGNELREVILKEQREVQRILQMLSAQIEARADEIADLHEALAQLDLVVAKAHLSVTMNAGTPELVAGQQMKLVQARHPLISGGVVPLSLELGIDFDTLVITGPNTGGKTVALKVVGLMAAMNQSGLQIPAESDSRMGVFTQIFADIGDEQSVEQSLSTFSGHMKNIVEIINRADGRSLVLLDEVGAGTDPTEGAALAMGILAELHERGCRTVSTTHYGALKTFAYETPRVKNASVEFDTETLRPTYRLLIGIPGKSNAFTIAGRLGLSERVLEKANTFVTEREMQVADLIENLGETHREIELEKEKAETGRRAVEKQTKALEEKSIRLDEEFELLMAMARDEANELIRGVKREADAIIEELKAALKKENKQQQDIEKARQGFHRISAKLDHGRQVKRSGSELTADQIMLGQTVYMTKLRQKGQVVKLPNASGEVLVQAGIMKVMVPLTELKLAQEEKKKVTPKYSREMGIGVRKAEEIRSEIDLRGMLVEEGREALDKYMDDAVLGGIGLIYVIHGKGTGAMRAGIQEFLRGHPHVRSFRLGEYGEGDSGVTVVELK from the coding sequence ATGGAAATCGATAATAAGGTCCTTAATAAACTGGACTTTCCAAAAGTATTATCACGTTTAGCCGAATACTGTATTCTTCCGCGGGCAAAGGAATTAGCCATTGGCTTAAAACCTTATGTCGAGTTGGAATGGGTTCGCACAGAGCTGCAAAAGACGGAAGAAGCAAAGAATCTCCTGCGAGGAAATCCGCTTTTTTCCGTCCGCGGATCTAAAGAAATCCGGTCCTATATAGAGCGATGTTTACGTGGAGGGGTGATTCAAGGAGAAGAACTTCTTGAAATCCGGGACACTCTGCGAGTCGGACGCAAGACAAAACAACTCCTGCTGGAATCCAGAGAGGAGTTTCCCGGGCTATGGGATATCGTGTTTCCCATCGAGCCGCAAAAGGTTCTCGAAGATGAAATCACCCGCTGTATTTCAGAAGATGGAAAGGTGGCGGACAATGCCTCTCCGGAACTGGCGGACTTAAGGCGATCTATAAACCGTTTGCAGAACCGTATTCGGGAAAGCCTTGAAGGAACTTTGCGGAACTCCGGTTATCAGAAAATGCTGCAAGATCCTATTATTACACAGCGATCGGATCGTTATGTAATACCGATCAAGCAAGAATACCGCACTTCATTTCCCGGTATTGTCCACGATCAATCGGCGAGCGGAGCAACCTTATTCATTGAACCCATGCCGGTGGTTCATTTAGGCAACGAACTACGTGAAGTGATTTTGAAAGAACAACGTGAAGTTCAACGGATTCTGCAAATGCTCTCAGCTCAAATCGAGGCTCGTGCGGATGAGATTGCAGATCTGCATGAGGCTTTAGCTCAATTAGATCTTGTGGTTGCCAAAGCTCATTTAAGTGTAACTATGAATGCAGGTACCCCCGAATTGGTTGCAGGGCAGCAAATGAAGCTCGTCCAAGCCAGGCATCCATTAATTAGTGGCGGAGTTGTTCCACTTTCCTTAGAATTAGGGATTGATTTCGATACCTTAGTGATTACCGGGCCTAATACTGGAGGGAAAACGGTAGCTCTCAAAGTTGTCGGACTCATGGCAGCTATGAATCAATCTGGTTTACAAATTCCCGCGGAAAGTGATTCGCGCATGGGAGTTTTCACTCAGATATTTGCCGACATTGGCGACGAACAAAGTGTCGAGCAATCCCTAAGTACCTTCTCAGGGCATATGAAAAACATCGTGGAAATTATTAATCGGGCAGACGGGCGTTCTTTGGTATTGCTTGATGAAGTTGGAGCTGGGACAGATCCGACAGAAGGGGCAGCCCTTGCGATGGGTATTCTTGCAGAACTGCATGAACGAGGATGCCGAACTGTTTCAACAACCCACTATGGAGCCCTAAAAACATTTGCTTACGAAACCCCACGAGTCAAAAATGCTTCCGTAGAGTTTGACACTGAAACCTTGCGTCCGACCTATCGTTTGTTAATTGGTATTCCCGGGAAAAGCAATGCTTTCACTATTGCAGGACGCTTGGGTTTAAGTGAGCGGGTCTTGGAAAAGGCCAATACCTTTGTTACAGAGCGGGAAATGCAAGTGGCCGACCTTATCGAAAATTTGGGCGAAACCCACCGAGAGATTGAATTAGAGAAGGAAAAGGCCGAAACAGGGCGGCGTGCGGTTGAAAAACAAACGAAAGCACTCGAAGAAAAGTCAATACGTTTAGATGAAGAATTTGAACTATTAATGGCTATGGCAAGGGATGAGGCAAACGAGCTTATTCGAGGAGTCAAAAGGGAAGCCGATGCCATCATTGAAGAGTTAAAAGCTGCTTTAAAAAAGGAAAACAAGCAGCAGCAAGATATTGAAAAAGCCCGTCAGGGATTTCACCGTATATCAGCAAAGTTAGATCATGGCCGGCAAGTAAAACGGTCAGGCAGTGAATTGACTGCAGATCAGATCATGCTGGGGCAGACAGTTTATATGACCAAGCTCCGGCAGAAAGGGCAAGTCGTGAAGCTTCCGAATGCCAGTGGCGAAGTTCTTGTACAGGCGGGTATCATGAAAGTCATGGTACCACTGACAGAATTAAAATTGGCTCAGGAGGAAAAGAAAAAAGTCACGCCCAAATATTCACGGGAAATGGGCATTGGGGTGCGAAAAGCAGAAGAGATCCGCAGCGAAATAGATTTGCGGGGAATGCTTGTCGAAGAGGGCAGGGAAGCCTTAGATAAATATATGGATGATGCTGTTCTCGGCGGAATCGGTCTGATTTATGTAATTCACGGCAAAGGAACCGGCGCTATGCGAGCGGGGATACAGGAATTTCTGAGAGGGCATCCTCATGTGCGAAGTTTCAGGCTGGGAGAGTACGGCGAGGGAGATTCCGGAGTGACGGTTGTAGAACTAAAGTAA
- a CDS encoding transglycosylase domain-containing protein gives MPLSRKPKDPKRSKRHSKRLRIILLSITSLIALMIAGLAIFVVVAAAGTPKWDPALLDNTKQSSYVYDKDGTQFALLHGYENRQTVEYSNIPDLVKETFIAVEDKRFKQHFGVDPIRIVGSALNDIRTRSTREGASTITIQLASNAFIANPNEDSLIRKLQVKIQEAILAIQLEREYTKEEILTFYLNRIFLGESSFGIQAAAKTYFGKDLDDLTPAEVALLAGLPQAPSQYNPYYHPDSAKTRRNIVLSVMRDAGIITPEEYDKEKEVPFTYVQSMKESRGGAQKTEVASASYKFPYFVDYVIEELETTYNLTPDQIFSGGLHIYTTLNPKIQSAAEAAFADPANFPQGINDKKVEGAMTVIDHSTGEIQAMVGGRDYTPRGLNRAWQSKRQPGSTIKPLVVYGPALEKGGYFPGTVLDDMPVTYNFGGSSWSPTNFDTATKGWKGLITMRYAVEQSVNIYAVKLLDLIGVDYGWSFGKNNLGLPLEPEDQVLSLALGTTHASTLDMAAAYGVYANNGVSITDHAVVQVLDSKKNIVVDPKVTKNRVMKETTAYIINSMLRSVVTSGTGTSAQFGNWAVAGKTGTSSLPDNLKNKTGNTDAWFAGYTPIYTGIVWMGYDSNPDLDKNGTPGPYYLRSVYGGGFPAKIWKQVMTAAHQDLTVQTKFEQPSGIVSGSFDTKSGLLPSSLTPSSFIATEIAAQGDLPTRISDVWIQKDVDADHPTMLASPNSKNTITKTFLNLPNRNPSWTWPSNEAPYKPPTEVAPDTVTDPTDDPKNPDDDLPQDTSLPTPVLGDVQYNTKNSRVVIPITGPPGSQKYSAVVYVQRPGQPIGSIPVKISNGALSFTLAIDDKAPGPGSYFFRASFQDPKKSEVGPSSNLVKLVLTN, from the coding sequence ATGCCGTTGTCCCGAAAACCAAAGGATCCTAAGCGCTCTAAGCGCCATTCAAAACGACTTCGAATTATACTCTTGTCAATCACGTCCTTAATTGCACTTATGATAGCCGGCTTAGCAATTTTTGTGGTAGTTGCAGCGGCCGGCACCCCAAAATGGGATCCTGCCTTACTAGATAACACCAAGCAATCCTCGTATGTTTATGACAAAGACGGCACCCAATTTGCTCTGTTGCACGGATATGAAAATCGCCAAACTGTAGAGTATTCGAATATCCCCGACCTTGTTAAGGAAACCTTTATTGCTGTGGAAGACAAACGCTTTAAACAACACTTTGGTGTTGATCCTATTCGGATTGTCGGTTCCGCTCTGAATGATATCCGAACCAGAAGCACCAGAGAAGGGGCCAGCACCATTACTATTCAACTTGCCAGTAATGCCTTTATCGCCAACCCTAACGAGGATAGCCTTATCCGAAAGTTACAGGTAAAAATTCAGGAAGCGATTCTTGCTATTCAACTGGAACGGGAATACACCAAAGAAGAAATCCTTACGTTTTACCTAAATAGAATCTTCCTTGGCGAGTCGTCCTTCGGGATCCAAGCTGCTGCCAAGACTTACTTCGGCAAAGATTTAGATGATTTGACTCCAGCTGAAGTTGCTTTGTTGGCAGGTTTACCACAAGCCCCCAGTCAATATAATCCCTATTATCATCCCGATTCAGCCAAAACCCGACGCAATATTGTCCTCAGCGTAATGCGGGATGCCGGCATTATCACCCCAGAAGAGTACGATAAAGAAAAGGAAGTCCCTTTTACCTATGTCCAGTCTATGAAAGAAAGCCGCGGTGGCGCTCAGAAAACAGAAGTTGCTAGTGCAAGCTATAAGTTTCCTTATTTTGTGGATTACGTTATCGAAGAACTTGAAACAACCTATAATTTAACTCCTGACCAGATTTTCAGCGGGGGGTTGCATATTTATACAACCTTAAATCCAAAAATTCAAAGCGCCGCTGAAGCTGCCTTTGCAGATCCGGCTAATTTTCCCCAGGGGATCAATGACAAGAAAGTCGAAGGTGCCATGACAGTTATCGACCATTCCACCGGAGAAATTCAGGCAATGGTCGGGGGCAGGGACTATACACCGCGAGGCCTGAACAGAGCCTGGCAATCCAAGCGACAACCGGGATCAACCATTAAACCATTAGTCGTTTACGGTCCGGCCCTTGAAAAAGGTGGATATTTCCCCGGAACCGTTCTTGATGATATGCCTGTAACCTATAACTTTGGCGGAAGCTCCTGGTCTCCGACTAACTTTGATACGGCAACTAAAGGCTGGAAAGGCCTTATTACCATGCGTTATGCTGTCGAACAGTCTGTCAATATCTATGCAGTTAAACTCCTTGACCTCATTGGAGTCGATTATGGCTGGTCGTTTGGCAAGAATAATCTGGGACTGCCTCTTGAACCAGAAGACCAGGTTTTAAGTCTGGCATTAGGTACAACACATGCAAGTACGCTGGACATGGCAGCAGCTTACGGGGTTTATGCCAACAACGGGGTTAGCATCACAGATCACGCAGTAGTGCAAGTCTTAGACTCTAAAAAAAATATCGTGGTTGACCCTAAGGTTACCAAAAACCGGGTGATGAAGGAAACAACCGCCTATATCATCAACAGTATGCTGCGCAGCGTCGTAACCAGCGGCACAGGAACCAGTGCCCAATTCGGGAACTGGGCTGTTGCAGGCAAAACCGGTACATCTTCGTTACCTGATAACCTCAAAAATAAGACCGGTAACACGGATGCGTGGTTTGCCGGATATACACCTATCTACACAGGTATTGTTTGGATGGGTTATGATTCCAACCCTGACCTGGATAAAAACGGGACTCCAGGACCCTATTATTTGCGCAGCGTGTACGGCGGCGGCTTCCCGGCTAAAATCTGGAAACAAGTCATGACGGCTGCTCATCAGGATCTCACAGTACAGACCAAATTTGAACAACCCTCAGGAATTGTTAGTGGATCCTTTGATACAAAGTCCGGACTCCTTCCCAGCAGCTTAACCCCCTCAAGCTTTATCGCGACGGAGATAGCTGCTCAAGGAGACTTACCCACTCGGATCAGTGATGTCTGGATTCAAAAGGATGTTGATGCAGATCATCCAACTATGTTAGCCTCCCCGAATTCGAAAAACACCATTACCAAAACCTTTTTAAATTTACCGAATCGTAACCCCTCCTGGACTTGGCCTTCCAATGAAGCGCCTTACAAACCTCCGACAGAGGTGGCTCCCGATACAGTTACAGATCCTACTGACGATCCAAAAAATCCCGACGACGATCTCCCTCAAGATACTTCCCTCCCCACACCTGTGCTTGGGGATGTCCAATATAATACCAAAAACTCACGGGTAGTCATCCCGATTACCGGACCACCAGGAAGTCAGAAATATTCCGCTGTCGTCTATGTACAGCGCCCGGGTCAGCCTATTGGCAGCATTCCGGTTAAAATCTCCAATGGAGCCCTTTCATTTACGTTAGCAATAGACGACAAAGCTCCCGGTCCTGGTTCCTATTTCTTCCGGGCCTCATTCCAAGACCCCAAAAAATCAGAGGTTGGTCCCTCTTCCAATTTGGTTAAATTAGTACTGACCAATTAG
- the tyrS gene encoding tyrosine--tRNA ligase: protein MDMFKELKDRGLVYQHTDENALRNRLAKGPMALYCGFDPTADSLHIGHLLPLLVLRRFQLAGHKAIALVGGGTGLIGDPSGKVSERTLNPQEVVEQWTQKIKDQFGRFLDFETKDNPAILANNYDWLGSLKVIEFLRDIGKNFPLGAMLAKDSVESRLSKGISFTEFSYMILQSYDYLKLNEMYGCEMQIGGSDQWGNITSGIELIRRTSTEEKEMHGLTLPLVTKSDGTKFGKTEGGAVWLDAEKMSPYKFYQFWLNTDDQDVVKFLKYFTFLTIEEIEELAQGVEKEPEKRRAQRALAQDVTKLVHGQEALERAEKISNAFFGGGLGSLTAVEIEEGFSDVPSTTIEVPETSLVDALVQVGAVSSKRQARESIENGAIYINDIRNTNVEATISQLDRLDGKYLVVRRGKKNYYLLKFQA, encoded by the coding sequence ATGGACATGTTTAAAGAGTTAAAGGATCGAGGCCTTGTTTATCAACACACAGATGAGAATGCACTGCGTAACAGATTAGCCAAAGGGCCAATGGCGCTTTATTGTGGATTCGATCCAACTGCGGACAGCTTGCATATTGGACACTTGCTGCCACTTTTAGTGTTAAGGAGATTCCAACTGGCTGGACATAAAGCGATCGCCTTAGTAGGAGGAGGGACTGGTTTAATCGGTGATCCAAGCGGAAAAGTATCCGAACGGACCTTAAATCCCCAAGAGGTTGTTGAACAGTGGACGCAAAAGATTAAGGATCAATTCGGCCGTTTCCTGGATTTTGAAACAAAGGACAATCCTGCGATACTTGCCAACAATTATGACTGGCTGGGTTCCCTTAAAGTCATTGAATTTCTGCGGGATATCGGCAAAAACTTCCCCTTGGGGGCGATGCTTGCCAAGGACTCCGTCGAGTCCCGTTTAAGCAAAGGGATTTCCTTTACGGAATTCAGCTATATGATTCTGCAATCTTATGATTACTTAAAACTAAATGAAATGTATGGATGTGAGATGCAGATTGGCGGCAGTGACCAATGGGGTAACATTACTTCCGGAATTGAATTAATTCGCCGGACTTCGACCGAAGAAAAGGAAATGCACGGCCTAACCTTACCTCTCGTTACTAAAAGTGATGGAACAAAGTTCGGCAAAACTGAAGGAGGAGCAGTTTGGTTAGATGCTGAGAAGATGTCTCCATATAAATTCTATCAATTTTGGTTGAACACAGATGACCAAGATGTTGTTAAGTTTTTGAAATACTTTACCTTCTTAACTATAGAAGAAATTGAAGAACTTGCCCAAGGGGTAGAAAAAGAGCCTGAAAAGAGAAGAGCGCAGCGTGCCTTGGCACAAGATGTAACAAAGCTAGTCCATGGGCAGGAGGCGCTCGAGCGGGCAGAGAAAATCTCAAATGCATTTTTTGGAGGAGGACTTGGGAGTCTGACCGCTGTGGAGATTGAAGAGGGATTTAGTGATGTGCCTTCAACGACCATTGAAGTTCCAGAAACCAGTCTAGTTGATGCATTAGTTCAAGTGGGAGCGGTTTCTTCAAAACGTCAAGCTCGGGAATCAATCGAGAATGGTGCAATCTATATTAACGATATTCGTAATACTAACGTAGAAGCAACCATTTCTCAGCTGGATCGATTAGATGGTAAATATCTTGTCGTACGGCGGGGAAAGAAAAACTACTATCTGCTTAAATTCCAAGCATAA
- a CDS encoding acyl-CoA dehydratase activase: protein MSKAYLGVDIGSISTKGLVMDENNQIKASAYLWTEGDPLSAVKRLLSVLKAQLDGNEKIVAVGTTGSARKLIGAMTGAAVVKNEITAHAMGAMSVHPDVRTIIEIGGQDSKLILIENGIVIDYAMNTLCAAGTGAFLSSQAQRLHINIEDFGSIALQSTKATPIAARCTVFAESDLVHKAQMGYKKEDLVAGLCKAVVTNYLNNVGKGKKIVPPVVFQGGVSKNAGVIKAFEESLGMPVTVDPNSHLTGALGVAILAKKSRVESEFFFDITDIEFKTMSYECKKCSNNCEIICIYRENEIIDAWGNKCDNGAVHRSQSHLSTIRTC, encoded by the coding sequence ATGAGCAAGGCCTATTTGGGAGTCGATATCGGATCAATTTCTACCAAAGGATTAGTCATGGACGAAAACAATCAGATTAAGGCAAGTGCTTATCTGTGGACAGAGGGAGATCCTCTGTCAGCCGTCAAACGACTATTGTCCGTTCTGAAAGCCCAGCTTGACGGCAATGAAAAAATTGTCGCCGTTGGCACCACAGGCAGTGCCCGCAAACTCATAGGCGCAATGACGGGTGCCGCTGTAGTAAAAAACGAGATAACTGCTCACGCTATGGGGGCAATGTCTGTTCATCCTGATGTCCGTACGATTATTGAAATAGGCGGTCAGGATTCTAAATTGATTCTGATCGAAAACGGTATCGTTATCGATTATGCCATGAACACACTTTGCGCCGCCGGAACGGGTGCTTTCCTATCCAGCCAGGCCCAGCGCCTGCACATCAATATCGAGGATTTTGGGAGCATTGCCCTACAATCTACTAAAGCGACACCCATTGCTGCCCGCTGCACAGTTTTCGCAGAATCCGATCTGGTGCACAAAGCCCAAATGGGCTATAAGAAAGAGGACCTTGTTGCTGGTTTATGCAAGGCCGTTGTTACCAACTATCTCAATAATGTGGGTAAGGGAAAAAAGATCGTCCCTCCTGTTGTTTTTCAAGGTGGTGTAAGCAAGAACGCAGGCGTTATTAAAGCCTTTGAGGAATCACTTGGAATGCCCGTCACAGTGGATCCTAACAGCCATTTGACCGGTGCCCTCGGCGTGGCAATTCTGGCGAAAAAATCGAGAGTTGAAAGCGAGTTCTTCTTCGACATCACTGATATCGAATTTAAAACTATGAGTTATGAATGTAAGAAATGTTCCAACAACTGTGAAATCATCTGCATTTACAGGGAAAATGAAATCATAGACGCCTGGGGAAATAAATGTGACAATGGAGCGGTCCATAGATCTCAATCTCATCTTTCCACTATCCGTACGTGTTAG
- a CDS encoding RNA polymerase sigma factor produces the protein MPSEEVELIRRCKIRDEAAFAELYQQHVQFAYGTALILVRNPNIAADVCQESFLRAFKNINRFRDGESFRAWFYRIVVNEAMRLTRRLKRWPIPTDKIPNSLSPSANDPEFVAISKEQCIEIWELVQRLPAKLRVPLVLRYYADLSEDEISKTLHIALGTVKSRLNRGREGLRKDFPEMMKILGGANHA, from the coding sequence ATGCCTAGTGAAGAGGTAGAACTCATTCGGAGGTGCAAAATTCGGGATGAAGCCGCATTTGCAGAACTCTATCAGCAACATGTTCAGTTCGCATATGGAACGGCACTTATTTTAGTGAGAAATCCGAATATTGCGGCAGATGTCTGCCAGGAATCCTTTCTCAGGGCTTTCAAGAATATAAACCGTTTTCGGGACGGTGAATCCTTCCGAGCATGGTTTTATCGCATAGTAGTTAACGAAGCAATGCGATTGACTCGGAGACTGAAACGCTGGCCAATTCCAACGGATAAAATCCCTAATAGTTTGTCGCCGTCGGCGAACGATCCGGAATTTGTTGCTATAAGTAAGGAACAGTGCATTGAAATTTGGGAGTTAGTTCAAAGGTTACCAGCCAAATTACGGGTCCCCTTGGTACTTCGATACTATGCAGACCTAAGTGAAGACGAAATCTCTAAAACCCTGCACATTGCATTAGGCACTGTAAAGTCTCGTTTAAATAGGGGCAGGGAAGGTTTGCGAAAGGATTTTCCTGAGATGATGAAGATATTGGGAGGTGCCAACCATGCCTGA
- a CDS encoding DUF4367 domain-containing protein, whose translation MPESLIRAGLHRAVDGIEIPQGLWENIQAKQGFRRMRRRYIRRIGLAAAVLLLALSIPLCTITPAVANIEKSWFLKNELGTFTLTFVQNIGEKVAEVTPTLFLPTTLSHAKQVAKMPIRLPAYLPEGVTLNGDTPTLVGRFSSAETVAIRVTEKFLVKDRAGRISEEEFELLDIRQTNSSDVTIVNPDQGFTVEKVKIGRYDGLMVFQTETASPRFVHWSDGEYWFRVFCSGADRDMLIKIAESMS comes from the coding sequence ATGCCTGAAAGTCTTATAAGAGCAGGGCTCCACAGAGCGGTAGACGGCATTGAAATACCGCAAGGATTGTGGGAGAATATTCAAGCAAAGCAAGGGTTTCGACGTATGAGAAGACGGTATATACGCAGGATAGGGTTAGCTGCCGCCGTGTTGTTGCTGGCTCTTAGTATACCCCTTTGTACGATAACTCCTGCTGTTGCCAATATCGAGAAGTCCTGGTTTCTGAAAAATGAACTAGGTACCTTTACCCTAACATTTGTGCAAAATATCGGTGAAAAGGTAGCAGAAGTAACCCCTACCCTCTTTTTACCAACAACGCTTTCCCATGCGAAACAAGTTGCTAAAATGCCAATCAGACTTCCTGCCTACCTTCCTGAAGGCGTAACTCTGAACGGCGATACCCCCACTTTAGTGGGTCGCTTTAGCTCGGCCGAAACAGTTGCCATAAGAGTTACTGAAAAGTTTCTTGTCAAAGATAGAGCTGGTAGAATCAGTGAGGAAGAGTTTGAATTACTGGATATCCGGCAAACAAATTCATCTGATGTAACAATTGTTAACCCGGACCAAGGATTCACCGTAGAAAAGGTGAAAATCGGTAGATACGATGGTCTAATGGTTTTTCAGACAGAAACAGCATCACCTCGTTTTGTCCACTGGTCTGATGGTGAGTATTGGTTCAGAGTTTTTTGTAGTGGCGCTGATCGAGACATGTTGATAAAAATTGCTGAATCCATGAGCTAA
- a CDS encoding acyl-CoA dehydratase activase-related protein: protein MKIGIPRALLYYKYKHLWETFFDELDIDYIVSPETNKDIIGKGITYAIDESCLSSKIYLGHVEWLMDKCDYILVPRISDGSDGTVCTKFQALYDVVVNTFRDSHPNLLYYNIDPEVADFEMTAFLKMGKALGKRKSQSLYAYLIAKQVQKRAHLREIYEQECLLRENRLKVKILLIAHSYNIYDKYIGEPITNFLRELGAVPVIGDIAPKREAIVKSGEISQTLPWAFNKELVGSIPIYKDRVDGIILMSAFPCGPDSLVNEILIRRIKDKPILNLMIDGQEGNAGIETRLESFVDIIRFKKDDLHG from the coding sequence ATGAAAATTGGTATACCAAGAGCACTTTTATATTATAAATATAAGCACCTCTGGGAAACGTTTTTTGATGAACTGGACATTGATTATATCGTAAGCCCAGAAACAAACAAGGACATTATTGGTAAAGGCATAACCTATGCTATTGATGAATCGTGCTTGTCCTCCAAGATCTACCTTGGACATGTGGAATGGTTAATGGATAAATGTGACTATATTCTCGTTCCTCGTATTTCAGACGGTAGTGATGGAACGGTGTGCACCAAGTTTCAAGCCCTTTACGATGTCGTGGTCAACACTTTCAGAGATAGTCATCCTAATTTATTATATTATAATATCGATCCTGAAGTTGCTGATTTTGAGATGACCGCCTTTCTCAAAATGGGTAAAGCCCTTGGCAAAAGGAAGTCTCAAAGCTTATACGCCTACCTTATAGCCAAGCAAGTTCAAAAAAGGGCCCATTTAAGAGAGATATATGAACAGGAATGTTTGCTAAGGGAAAATAGGCTTAAGGTTAAGATCTTATTGATAGCACATTCTTATAATATTTACGACAAATATATTGGTGAACCTATCACCAACTTTCTACGTGAGCTGGGGGCTGTTCCGGTCATTGGCGATATCGCTCCCAAACGAGAGGCTATAGTCAAGTCCGGCGAAATCAGCCAGACATTACCCTGGGCCTTTAACAAAGAGCTGGTTGGTTCCATCCCAATTTACAAAGACAGAGTCGACGGCATTATCCTAATGAGCGCCTTTCCCTGTGGACCGGATTCTCTGGTTAACGAGATCCTTATCCGACGGATCAAGGATAAACCGATCCTCAATCTCATGATTGACGGACAGGAAGGAAACGCCGGAATAGAAACCCGTTTGGAAAGTTTTGTCGATATTATCCGGTTTAAAAAGGATGATCTTCATGGATAA